Genomic segment of Tissierella sp.:
AGCCTGGCATAATAGTCTTTCCAGTTATATCAATTACTTCACCATCAAACTTTGTATCAGTAATAGGTCCAGCATATTTAATTTTTTTATCTTCTACAACTACCATAGAGTTTTCTATGACTTCTCCAGTACCATTTATCAATAGTCCACCAGTAAATATAAACTTATTCAAATGTCCTCGCCTCCATATTCAATATTCATATATATTTTAACCTTAAACATTGAACTAAGCAATCTTTAAATAGTGAAATAAATATTATTTTAGTAGACTAAATTCACACATTAATAGCTGAAATATGATAAAATAGTTTTAAATATAGAGAAGAAAAATTAAGTAGGTGGTAAAGTGACAAAAGACTTTAATAAAGATTTTGAAAGCATTGGAAATAGTCAAATAGAGCTTCAATTAAGATTAATATTAGGTAATCTTCATGAAGCTGTTTGTGTTATAAATACTTCTGGTATTGTGACATTTTGGAATGCCAGCTCTGAGAGATTATATGGCATAAAAGCAGAAGAAATCGTAGGTTATCATATTGAAAAGTTTTTTCCCAATGCTCTGTTACTTAAAGTTTTAAGGGAGAAAAAAACCTTTGAAAATATAAAACATAAGCCTAAAAATGAATCTGATATTTTACTATCTGCAACACCACTTATATATAATGGTGAGTTGATAGGTGCAGTATCTACAGATAGAGATTTCAATGAGATTACAAATTTATATATGGAGCTAGAGAAAGAAAAGACTAAGGTGGAAATCTTAGAACAACAGATGAAAGAAATTACTCAAGATAAGTATTTTTTTGGAAAGATTATTGGAAAGTCTAAAGCCTTGGTAGATGCAATGATCATAGCTAAGCAAGTAGCCAGAACAGATGCATCTGTACTAATCACTGGTGAAAGTGGAACTGGAAAAGAAGTGTTTTCAAGGGCAATCCATCAAGAGAGTGACAGAAAGGGAAATTTTATTCCAGTGAACTGTAGTGCAATTCCGTCAAATCTTTTGGAATCAGAATTATTTGGCTATGTTGAAGGAGCTTTTACAGGGGCTTATAAAAAAGGAAGACCAGGGAAATTTGAGTTAGCTAATGGTGGGACCTTGTTTTTAGATGAAATAGGAGATATGCCTTTAATCATGCAAGCCAAATTGCTTAGAGTCTTGCAAGATGGAATAGTAATTAGAGTAGGTGGAGGAAAGCCTATAAAAGTAGATGCAAGGATTATCGCTGCAACAAATAAAGACTTACATCAGCTTATGGATGAAGGAAAATTTAGAGAAGATTTATATTATAGATTAAATGTAGTTTCTATACTTATACCTCCATTGAGAGAAAGAAAGGAAGATATTCCAGCGCTTATAAATGATTTCATCTTGGAGTTTTCAGAGAAGAATAAGAAGGGTGAAATGAATATATCCCCCGATGCAATGAAGATATTATCTGATTATCATTGGAAAGGAAATATTAGAGAATTAAAGAACACCATCGAGAGACTAGTGATCTTATCAAAGAATAACTCAATAGAGATTGAAGACTTACCTATAGGCATAGTCAATACAAGTAATCCTACTACCTTTATAGGTATGGATATCAACAATGACTTTGATTTAAAGAAAGCAGTAGATGATTTTGAAAAAAACATAATTATAGATGCATTGTTGGCCACAAAAGGAAATAAGGTTCAAGCAGCTGAGCTATTAAAAATTAAAAGATCAACTCTATATTATAAATTGAATCTATATAATTTAACCAGTTATATGGATTAGATGAAGGAAGGGTAGAAAATAGGATTATTTCAATACTTCAACCTAATGTCAATTAGTTGACGCATAAAATCCAAAAAACTGACAGTGACTTTTGAAATAGTTCTATAGGAAAAGATCAGAAAGTAAATATTATTTTTAACAAACTTTGCAAATAGCCAATTCTTGATAAATAAAATCTATATCAACTAAAAATATATAAATCTAATATATACTTACTGGTGTCAGGTATCTGTCATATATTAGATTTTTTTATTGCAACAAAAGATGCAATGCAGTGAAATACCCGATATAATTGAGTAGACACTTATGGCATAAAACTTGCATTATAAATATAGTTGATGGTTAGTAAAATATTTTATACATAGCTAAGGAGGAAAGAGAATGGGGTTATATGTAATTCCACTAAAGCAACATGTAGGTCCACCATGCCTACCAAATGTAATAGTAGGAGATGAAGTATTACGAGGTCAGTGTATAGCTGAACCTAACGGACTAGGAGCAAAGTTACACGCATCTGTGTCTGGGATAGTTAAAAACATAACAGAAGAAGCTATAGAAATTGAAGGAAATATTACGGATAAGCAGGATTATATAAAGATAAAAAAGAGTGATAATATCGCAGATATGGCCTTTGAGGCAGGTATAGTTGGTGCTGGTGGAGCAGGCTTTCCAGCTCATATAAAGCTAAAATCACAGATACCAGATGGCTATGTAATTGCAAACTGTGTAGAGTGTGAGCCAATATTAAGTCACAATATAAGATTGCTAGAAGAAAATCCTGAATTAGTTATAAAAGGTGTAAGATATGCTATGGAAGCAACAAAAGCTCCAAAGGGATATATAGCTATAAAAGCAAAAAATAAGACTGCCATAGATTCCCTAAATAAGGCTCTTGGTGATGCAATAGATGTGGAAGTAAAGGAATTAAGGGATATGTACCCTATGGGAGAAGAAAGAGCAATAATTCATGAAATATTTGGCAACTGGCTTACGCCTGAACAATTACCAATTGAGGCCAATGTAGTAGTCATGAATGGAGAGACCTTAGGAAATTTAACTCGTGCAGTTGAGGACCTAAAGCCTGTCATAGATAAGGATATTACAGTAGGAGGCAAATTAAAGAATGGTAAAGAAGCTACTGTTTTTTTCCAAGTACCTATTGGAACTCCAATAAGCAGTTTAATCGAAGAATGTGGAGGAATAGATGGAGAATTTGGGGAAGTAGTAATAGGAGGACCATATACAGGTAAAGCAGGAGATATTCACAAATCCGTGGTGACTAAAATATCTGGTGGAGCTATAGTTACTATTCCATTGCCAGAATATGTTGGACCAATAGGACTTCTAGTTTGTGCCTGTGGTGCAGATGAAAATAGACTTAGAGATATAGCTGCTAAAATGAAATCAAAAGTTGTAGCTGTAACAAAATGTAAAAATATTGTAGAAGTAAGGGGAGCAAATAAATGCTTAACCCCAGGGGACTGTCCTGGACAAGTTCAAGGAATAATGGACCTTAAGAAAAATGGTGCTAAAAGAGTTTTAGTATCCAATTGCAGTGACTGTACAAATACTGTAATGTGCTGTGCTCCAGATATGGACCTAGCAGTATATCACCATACAGACCATATATTTAGAACAGTTGATCATGAGTTAACGAGAAGACTTCCTATGGAAGAAAAATAGCAGAATAAGATTTTATTAAGGAGGTATAGAATATGTCAATAAGCGCTGAACAAGCACAAAAACTTAATAATGAATTTGCAGTAGTATGCTGTAGAACAGAAGCAGGTACTATAATATCAGCAGACCATCTTGAAGACCCAGGGATTTTTCCAGACCTTATAGATTCTGGCTTGCTTTCCATACCAGCAAATGTTGTAAAGATAGGACAAGTTATAGGAGCTAAGCTTACCAAGACCATAGATTCATTAAACCCTATAACATCAGATATAGTAGAGGGTCTAATAGTCCAAGAGTCAGGTAATATAAAAGAAGAAAAACTTGAGGATTCTGATAAAAAGGCAGTTTTAAAATTTAATATGAAAGC
This window contains:
- the prdC gene encoding proline reductase-associated electron transfer protein PrdC — encoded protein: MGLYVIPLKQHVGPPCLPNVIVGDEVLRGQCIAEPNGLGAKLHASVSGIVKNITEEAIEIEGNITDKQDYIKIKKSDNIADMAFEAGIVGAGGAGFPAHIKLKSQIPDGYVIANCVECEPILSHNIRLLEENPELVIKGVRYAMEATKAPKGYIAIKAKNKTAIDSLNKALGDAIDVEVKELRDMYPMGEERAIIHEIFGNWLTPEQLPIEANVVVMNGETLGNLTRAVEDLKPVIDKDITVGGKLKNGKEATVFFQVPIGTPISSLIEECGGIDGEFGEVVIGGPYTGKAGDIHKSVVTKISGGAIVTIPLPEYVGPIGLLVCACGADENRLRDIAAKMKSKVVAVTKCKNIVEVRGANKCLTPGDCPGQVQGIMDLKKNGAKRVLVSNCSDCTNTVMCCAPDMDLAVYHHTDHIFRTVDHELTRRLPMEEK
- a CDS encoding sigma 54-interacting transcriptional regulator; the protein is MTKDFNKDFESIGNSQIELQLRLILGNLHEAVCVINTSGIVTFWNASSERLYGIKAEEIVGYHIEKFFPNALLLKVLREKKTFENIKHKPKNESDILLSATPLIYNGELIGAVSTDRDFNEITNLYMELEKEKTKVEILEQQMKEITQDKYFFGKIIGKSKALVDAMIIAKQVARTDASVLITGESGTGKEVFSRAIHQESDRKGNFIPVNCSAIPSNLLESELFGYVEGAFTGAYKKGRPGKFELANGGTLFLDEIGDMPLIMQAKLLRVLQDGIVIRVGGGKPIKVDARIIAATNKDLHQLMDEGKFREDLYYRLNVVSILIPPLRERKEDIPALINDFILEFSEKNKKGEMNISPDAMKILSDYHWKGNIRELKNTIERLVILSKNNSIEIEDLPIGIVNTSNPTTFIGMDINNDFDLKKAVDDFEKNIIIDALLATKGNKVQAAELLKIKRSTLYYKLNLYNLTSYMD